The proteins below are encoded in one region of Aquisphaera giovannonii:
- a CDS encoding DUF1559 family PulG-like putative transporter, giving the protein MGRTRIGLRRRGFTLIEVLVVIGIIAVLVAILLPAVQAAREAARRVRCANNLKQLGLAVLAYAEADGALPPAAATGPEWSNNFSMKARVLPFLEAAALFDSLNLSFFQESPQNATSLTTLVEAFLCPSDSNVPCGTYDVGGAGTRQVGYTSYPNNLGTTPTNHGGRYDGPAYFMGAGTVPSVAGLAPTVRLADVTDGTSSTTIWSEMVRGRNGSPSDGPNQVYAMPLPPPSKGSFVPLAAIAGACQAATTPAGFDHKGQIWGTDSAAQGGGYSHIMTPNRKACVFLGEAQPVEYSAVCVGAGSFHPGGVNVGFLDGSVRFVRDGVEPRAWWAVATKSGGEVVGEGGP; this is encoded by the coding sequence ATGGGCCGGACGCGGATTGGGCTTCGGCGGCGCGGGTTCACGCTGATCGAGGTGCTGGTGGTCATCGGGATCATCGCCGTGCTGGTCGCGATCCTGCTGCCCGCGGTGCAGGCGGCGAGGGAGGCGGCGCGGCGGGTGCGGTGCGCAAACAACCTGAAGCAGCTCGGGCTGGCGGTGTTGGCCTATGCCGAGGCCGACGGAGCCCTGCCGCCGGCGGCGGCGACGGGGCCGGAGTGGTCGAACAACTTCAGCATGAAGGCACGGGTACTCCCTTTCTTGGAGGCGGCCGCGCTGTTCGATTCGCTCAACCTGAGCTTCTTCCAGGAGTCGCCGCAGAACGCGACGAGCCTGACGACCCTGGTCGAGGCGTTCCTCTGCCCGTCCGATTCGAACGTGCCGTGCGGGACGTATGACGTCGGCGGCGCCGGGACGAGGCAGGTCGGGTACACGAGCTATCCCAACAACCTGGGCACCACGCCCACCAATCACGGCGGCCGGTACGACGGGCCGGCGTACTTCATGGGCGCCGGGACGGTGCCCAGCGTCGCGGGGCTCGCGCCGACCGTCCGCCTCGCGGACGTCACCGACGGGACGTCGTCCACCACGATCTGGAGCGAGATGGTCCGGGGGCGGAACGGTTCCCCGTCCGACGGCCCGAACCAGGTCTACGCGATGCCCCTGCCGCCGCCCTCGAAGGGCTCATTCGTCCCGCTCGCCGCGATCGCGGGCGCGTGCCAGGCCGCGACGACGCCCGCGGGTTTCGACCACAAGGGGCAGATCTGGGGGACGGACTCCGCGGCCCAGGGGGGCGGGTACTCGCACATCATGACGCCGAACCGGAAGGCGTGCGTCTTCCTCGGCGAGGCCCAGCCGGTGGAGTACTCGGCGGTCTGCGTCGGCGCCGGGTCGTTCCACCCGGGGGGCGTCAACGTCGGCTTCCTGGACGGCTCGGTGCGGTTCGTCCGCGACGGCGTCGAGCCGCGGGCCTGGTGGGCCGTCGCGACGAAGTCCGGCGGCGAGGTCGTGGGCGAAGGCGGCCCGTGA
- a CDS encoding DUF1501 domain-containing protein, whose product MNEHASTGPPSRRDFLMQLGGGLGGIALAPILAGDSLGAGRRELDAGLHHPAKARRIIQLFMNGGASPMDTFDYKPELGRLHGRMIGPKEKPEGFTAPAGAVMKSPFAFKQHGESGRWVSSVFPHQAKWVDGMAFLMAMSSKTNVHGPGSYMMNTGFTLPGFPCMGAWISYALGSLADELPAFVVLPDPRGLPYNQKGNFSAGFLPAKHQGTVINASSPRPVPDLFASARYPFAAGGADRDGLALLRAMNRAHADARPGDTRLEARIAACELAARMQLSAPEAFDLSREGPAVRRGYGLDDPVTEDFGRRCLLARRLIERGTRVVQVWSGPQGAANNWDNHASIATELPPIAASVDRPIAGLLADLTARGLMDDTLVVWTTEFGRTPFGQGSLGRDHNGGSFVTWLAGAGIRSGASHGRSDDLGYRAAEGQAYCYDLHATILHLMGIDHARLTFRNAGIDRRLTDVHGRVIREVLAA is encoded by the coding sequence ATGAATGAACACGCCAGCACCGGCCCGCCCTCGCGTCGCGACTTCCTCATGCAGCTCGGCGGGGGGCTCGGGGGTATCGCCCTGGCGCCGATCCTCGCGGGGGACTCCCTGGGCGCGGGGCGTCGCGAGCTGGACGCCGGGCTGCATCACCCGGCGAAGGCCCGGCGGATCATCCAGCTGTTCATGAACGGCGGCGCCAGCCCGATGGACACCTTCGACTACAAGCCGGAGCTGGGGCGGCTGCACGGCCGGATGATCGGCCCCAAGGAGAAGCCCGAGGGCTTCACGGCGCCGGCCGGGGCCGTGATGAAGAGCCCCTTCGCCTTCAAGCAGCACGGCGAGTCCGGGCGGTGGGTCAGCAGCGTCTTCCCGCACCAGGCGAAGTGGGTCGACGGCATGGCCTTCCTCATGGCCATGTCCAGCAAGACGAACGTCCACGGGCCCGGCAGCTACATGATGAACACCGGATTCACCCTGCCCGGGTTCCCTTGCATGGGCGCCTGGATCTCGTACGCGCTGGGGAGCCTGGCCGACGAGCTGCCGGCGTTCGTCGTCCTGCCCGACCCTCGGGGCCTGCCCTACAACCAGAAGGGGAACTTCAGCGCCGGGTTCCTGCCGGCGAAGCACCAGGGGACCGTGATCAACGCCTCCTCGCCCCGCCCGGTGCCCGACCTCTTCGCGAGCGCCCGGTACCCCTTCGCCGCCGGCGGGGCCGACCGCGACGGCCTGGCCCTCCTCCGGGCGATGAACCGGGCCCACGCGGACGCCCGCCCGGGCGACACGCGGCTGGAGGCGCGGATCGCCGCGTGCGAGCTCGCCGCGCGGATGCAGTTGAGCGCTCCGGAGGCCTTCGACCTCTCGCGGGAGGGCCCCGCCGTGCGCAGGGGCTACGGCCTGGATGATCCCGTCACCGAGGACTTCGGCCGCCGCTGCCTGCTGGCCCGCCGCCTCATCGAGCGGGGCACCCGCGTGGTGCAGGTCTGGAGCGGCCCCCAGGGCGCCGCGAACAACTGGGACAACCACGCGAGCATCGCGACCGAGCTGCCGCCCATCGCCGCGAGCGTGGACCGGCCGATCGCCGGGCTGCTCGCCGACCTGACGGCGCGGGGCCTGATGGACGACACGCTGGTCGTCTGGACGACCGAGTTCGGCCGCACCCCGTTCGGCCAGGGTTCGCTCGGCCGCGACCACAACGGCGGCTCGTTCGTCACCTGGCTCGCCGGCGCCGGCATCCGTTCCGGGGCCTCCCACGGCCGAAGCGACGACCTGGGCTACCGCGCCGCGGAAGGCCAGGCCTACTGCTACGACCTCCACGCCACGATCCTGCACCTGATGGGCATCGACCACGCCCGGTTGACCTTCCGAAACGCCGGCATCGACCGCCGCCTGACCGACGTCCACGGCCGCGTCATCCGCGAGGTCCTGGCGGCCTGA
- a CDS encoding PSD1 and planctomycete cytochrome C domain-containing protein, which translates to MTSPARHLRSWSGPCVGLLLLGAGGGDASAAAGADDAAATAFFEARIRPVLIDRCDRCHGPGLPAPKGGLRVDSREGLLRGGNSGPAVVPGRPDESPLLQAIARTGEVSPMPPKEPLPAAVVADFRTWIARGAADPRRGPAAVAKDPAEAGASRNPGEWWSLRPLRRPDVPPAPGMDASHARNPIDRFVLAKLREKGLAPQPEADRLTIIRRLAFDLTGLPPSPEEAGAFARDPDPLAYEKLVDRLLASPAYGERWARHWLDVIHFADTHGFEHDVFRPNAWRYRDYVIDSLNRDTPWPRFIREQLAADVFYPDEPRLTAALGFLGAGPFDYSAAQTAPMSFENLDRDDLVTQTMAAFASATVNCARCHSHKFDPIPQEDYYALQAVFAGVGKGDLSYDPDAEVHRRRGHARALLAAAEAGRADVLLSGENQAVVARWERSRAASPAWEPLEAEVFLAAEGSALRRRPDGSLAAEGTRPDKDTYTVTTSTAPREIGALRLDVLADDSLPSKGPGRADNGNLHLSEIEVLVFRPGGREPERPRIRHASADWNQADWDIARAIDGDPDTAWGIFPQVGRPHHAVFELERKLTLEPGARLVVVLKQLHGRGHLIGRFRLSATVGSGDEAGVLNAEVEEALRVEPARRTAAQRLALAAAVLRAEAERELASLPAPVKVYAAGRAVEVQGKATAIDRPRVIRVLKRGDLNAPGAEVAPGSLSVVASLRSRFEGLAPEDEGARRAALADWLADPRNPLTWRSVANRLWQGHFGTGLCDTPSDFGRMGGTPSHPELLDWLAAELRDGGGSLKPIHRLICTSAAYRRSSASHAAAAAIDPDNRLLWRMNRRRLDADAFRDAVLAASGRLDRTAGGPGVAHFKTSPGPQITPVVDYTAFDWDAPGAGRRSIYRVVWRGIPDPLMDALDFPDAALLTPVRGFSASPLQALSLLNNDFVLRQSEHLADRAQAIGRTDAGRIAAAFRLVLLRDPSPEEAAAFAALAGQHSLAAACRVLLNSNEFLFVD; encoded by the coding sequence ATGACGTCCCCCGCCCGACATCTCCGCTCGTGGTCAGGGCCATGCGTCGGCCTGCTCCTCCTCGGGGCCGGGGGCGGGGACGCCTCGGCCGCGGCGGGCGCGGACGACGCGGCGGCGACGGCGTTCTTCGAGGCGAGGATCCGCCCGGTGCTGATCGATCGCTGCGACCGTTGCCACGGCCCCGGCCTCCCCGCGCCGAAGGGCGGGCTGCGGGTGGACTCGCGCGAGGGCCTGCTCCGCGGGGGCAACTCGGGGCCGGCGGTCGTGCCCGGCCGGCCCGACGAGAGCCCCTTGCTGCAGGCGATCGCCCGGACGGGCGAGGTCTCCCCGATGCCCCCCAAGGAGCCGCTCCCCGCGGCCGTCGTGGCCGACTTCCGCACCTGGATCGCGCGGGGCGCCGCGGACCCTCGCCGCGGTCCTGCCGCCGTCGCGAAGGACCCGGCCGAGGCCGGAGCGTCCCGGAATCCGGGCGAATGGTGGTCGCTCCGCCCGCTCCGCCGGCCCGACGTGCCCCCGGCACCGGGAATGGACGCGAGTCACGCGCGGAACCCGATCGACCGATTCGTCCTGGCGAAGCTCCGCGAGAAGGGCCTGGCACCGCAGCCGGAGGCCGATCGGCTCACGATCATCCGCCGCCTCGCCTTCGACCTGACCGGGCTCCCGCCGTCGCCGGAGGAGGCCGGGGCGTTCGCCCGCGACCCGGATCCCCTGGCGTACGAGAAGCTCGTGGACCGCCTGCTCGCCTCGCCCGCGTACGGGGAGCGTTGGGCGCGGCACTGGCTCGACGTGATCCACTTCGCGGACACGCACGGCTTCGAGCACGACGTCTTCCGGCCCAACGCGTGGCGATACCGCGACTACGTGATCGACAGCCTCAACCGCGACACGCCCTGGCCGCGCTTCATCCGCGAGCAACTGGCCGCCGACGTCTTCTATCCCGACGAGCCCCGGCTGACGGCCGCCCTCGGGTTCCTCGGCGCCGGGCCCTTCGACTACAGCGCCGCGCAGACCGCGCCGATGAGCTTCGAGAACCTGGACCGAGACGACCTGGTCACGCAGACCATGGCGGCCTTCGCCAGCGCCACGGTCAACTGCGCCCGCTGCCATTCCCACAAGTTCGACCCGATCCCCCAGGAGGACTACTACGCCCTCCAGGCGGTCTTCGCCGGGGTCGGCAAGGGCGACCTCTCCTACGACCCGGACGCGGAGGTGCACCGGCGCCGCGGGCACGCCCGCGCCCTGCTCGCCGCCGCCGAGGCGGGGAGGGCCGACGTGCTCCTCTCCGGGGAGAACCAGGCCGTGGTCGCCCGGTGGGAGCGGTCGCGAGCCGCCTCGCCCGCGTGGGAGCCGCTGGAGGCGGAGGTCTTCCTCGCGGCCGAGGGCTCGGCCCTCCGCAGGCGGCCGGACGGCAGCCTGGCCGCCGAGGGGACGCGTCCGGACAAGGACACGTACACCGTCACGACCTCGACCGCCCCGCGGGAGATCGGCGCCCTGCGGCTCGACGTGCTGGCCGACGACTCGCTCCCCTCGAAGGGCCCGGGCCGCGCGGACAACGGCAACCTCCACCTCTCCGAGATCGAGGTCCTCGTCTTCCGCCCCGGGGGCCGCGAGCCCGAGCGGCCGAGGATCCGCCACGCCTCCGCAGACTGGAACCAGGCGGACTGGGACATCGCCCGCGCGATCGACGGCGACCCGGACACCGCCTGGGGGATCTTCCCGCAGGTCGGCCGCCCGCACCATGCCGTCTTCGAGCTCGAGCGCAAGCTCACGCTGGAGCCCGGCGCCCGGCTCGTGGTCGTCCTCAAGCAGCTCCACGGGCGGGGCCACCTGATCGGCCGGTTCCGACTCTCCGCCACCGTAGGCTCTGGCGACGAGGCCGGGGTTTTGAATGCGGAAGTCGAGGAGGCGCTGCGGGTCGAGCCGGCCCGGCGGACGGCCGCGCAGAGGCTGGCCCTGGCCGCCGCCGTCCTGCGCGCCGAGGCGGAGCGGGAGCTCGCGAGCCTCCCCGCGCCGGTGAAGGTCTACGCGGCGGGCCGGGCCGTCGAGGTGCAGGGGAAGGCCACCGCGATCGATCGGCCCCGCGTCATCCGCGTCCTGAAGCGGGGCGACCTGAATGCCCCCGGCGCCGAGGTGGCCCCGGGCTCGCTCTCGGTCGTCGCGTCGCTCCGGTCCCGGTTCGAGGGCCTCGCCCCCGAGGACGAGGGCGCCCGCCGGGCCGCGCTGGCCGACTGGCTGGCGGACCCGCGGAACCCGCTGACGTGGCGGAGCGTCGCCAATCGCCTGTGGCAGGGCCACTTCGGCACCGGCCTGTGCGACACGCCGAGCGACTTCGGCCGGATGGGCGGCACGCCCTCGCACCCGGAGCTGCTGGACTGGCTCGCGGCCGAGCTGCGGGACGGCGGGGGCTCCCTGAAGCCGATCCACCGGCTGATCTGCACGAGCGCGGCCTATCGGCGATCCTCCGCCTCCCACGCGGCGGCCGCGGCGATCGACCCCGACAACCGGCTGCTCTGGAGGATGAATCGCCGCCGCCTGGATGCCGACGCCTTCCGCGACGCGGTGCTGGCGGCCAGCGGGCGGCTCGACCGCACGGCGGGCGGCCCCGGGGTCGCCCACTTCAAGACGTCGCCCGGCCCGCAGATCACCCCCGTGGTGGACTACACCGCCTTCGACTGGGACGCCCCCGGCGCGGGGCGGCGGAGCATCTACCGCGTGGTCTGGCGGGGCATCCCCGACCCGCTCATGGACGCCCTGGACTTCCCGGACGCCGCCCTGCTGACGCCGGTTCGCGGCTTCTCCGCGTCGCCGCTCCAGGCGCTCTCGCTGCTCAACAACGACTTCGTGCTCCGCCAGAGCGAGCACCTGGCCGACCGTGCGCAGGCCATCGGCCGGACCGACGCCGGGCGCATCGCCGCCGCGTTCCGCCTGGTCCTGCTCCGCGACCCTTCTCCCGAGGAGGCGGCCGCGTTCGCCGCCCTGGCCGGGCAGCACTCCCTGGCCGCCGCCTGCCGCGTGCTGCTCAACAGCAACGAGTTCCTTTTCGTGGATTAA
- a CDS encoding papain-like cysteine protease family protein yields the protein MALTSPRFAPIQQCRDAANNSPSMKPGAKGPGVAAVQQGLIDLGFPMPISTRRFGVPDGIFGNETSTQVQAFQRRNKLEPDGKVGKDTMAKLDALLPLPHSAASGLPFTVPGLRVVLAQPTSMVCWATVHAMMRSWKMQASLGIRDAAAAVDEKYGVMVDNNQGLPPSEFGMFIAAARMEVEPMMNLTISGWVNLLRVKGLIWVGTLNSIGPGAGLHSRIIEAMSGDGSVDGTNMHIIDPAGGRQYQENFRVFLAKYEGAFGQVTGDYFQIRHFR from the coding sequence ATGGCGCTGACATCACCTCGCTTCGCACCGATCCAGCAATGCCGAGATGCGGCGAACAACAGCCCGTCGATGAAGCCGGGGGCGAAAGGGCCCGGGGTGGCGGCGGTCCAGCAGGGGCTGATCGACCTCGGCTTCCCGATGCCGATCTCGACGCGGCGATTCGGCGTGCCGGACGGGATCTTCGGGAACGAGACGTCCACCCAGGTGCAGGCCTTCCAGCGGAGGAACAAGCTGGAGCCGGACGGCAAGGTGGGCAAGGACACGATGGCGAAGCTGGATGCGCTGCTGCCGTTGCCCCATTCGGCCGCGTCGGGCCTGCCCTTCACGGTGCCCGGCCTGCGGGTGGTGCTGGCGCAGCCGACCTCGATGGTCTGCTGGGCGACGGTCCACGCCATGATGCGATCCTGGAAGATGCAGGCGTCGCTCGGGATCCGCGACGCCGCGGCGGCCGTCGACGAGAAGTACGGCGTGATGGTGGACAACAACCAGGGCCTGCCCCCGTCGGAGTTCGGTATGTTCATCGCGGCGGCCCGGATGGAGGTCGAGCCGATGATGAACCTGACCATTTCCGGCTGGGTCAACCTGCTGCGGGTCAAGGGGCTCATCTGGGTCGGCACGCTCAACAGCATCGGGCCGGGGGCCGGGCTCCATTCGCGGATCATCGAGGCGATGTCCGGGGACGGGTCGGTCGACGGCACGAACATGCACATCATCGACCCCGCCGGCGGCCGGCAATACCAGGAGAACTTCCGCGTCTTCCTCGCGAAGTACGAGGGCGCGTTCGGCCAGGTGACCGGCGATTACTTCCAGATCCGCCACTTCCGCTGA
- a CDS encoding carboxylate-amine ligase: protein MAANDFTIGVEEEYQIINPETRELRPRVSRVLPKAQENLGDKVSNEFFQSQIEIGTPVCRTLAEVRAELARLRRGVVDAAEKVGSRIAAAGTHPFSTWEGQPITPKPRYFELHTDFQQLAREQIIFGCHVHVGIADREEALQAMNRSRPWLAPLIALSASSPFWLGAETGYASYRTQLFARWPMTGTPHPFASRAEYDECVADLVAAGMIPDASKIYWDARLSSHFDTLEFRIADVCPTIDEAVMIAGLCRALARTGVEQHRRGDPLDAPRPELLNAAKWRASRYGLDGELIDVHARKSVPARAMIDTLLTYLRPALEDSGDWDEVSTLVRETLERGNSAKRQRWAFAQGGRFEDVLDLILAETVRGL, encoded by the coding sequence ATGGCAGCGAACGACTTCACGATCGGGGTCGAGGAGGAGTACCAGATCATCAACCCGGAGACGCGGGAGCTGCGGCCCCGGGTGTCGCGGGTCCTGCCGAAGGCGCAGGAGAACCTGGGTGACAAGGTCAGCAACGAGTTCTTCCAGTCCCAGATCGAGATCGGCACGCCCGTCTGCCGCACCCTGGCGGAGGTCCGCGCCGAGCTCGCCCGGCTGAGGCGCGGGGTCGTGGACGCGGCGGAGAAGGTCGGCAGCCGGATCGCGGCGGCGGGGACGCACCCGTTCTCGACGTGGGAGGGGCAGCCGATCACCCCCAAGCCGCGATACTTCGAGCTGCACACCGACTTCCAGCAGCTCGCCCGCGAGCAGATCATCTTCGGCTGCCACGTCCACGTCGGGATCGCCGACCGCGAGGAGGCCCTCCAGGCGATGAATCGCAGCCGGCCCTGGCTGGCGCCCCTCATCGCGCTGTCGGCGAGCTCGCCGTTCTGGCTGGGGGCGGAGACCGGCTACGCGTCGTACCGGACGCAGCTCTTCGCGCGATGGCCGATGACCGGGACGCCGCACCCGTTCGCCTCCCGGGCCGAGTACGACGAATGCGTCGCCGATCTGGTGGCCGCCGGCATGATCCCGGACGCGTCCAAGATCTACTGGGACGCCCGGCTCTCCTCGCACTTCGACACGCTGGAGTTCCGGATCGCCGACGTCTGCCCGACGATCGACGAGGCGGTGATGATCGCCGGCCTCTGCCGCGCCCTGGCCCGCACCGGCGTGGAGCAGCACCGCCGCGGCGACCCCCTGGACGCCCCCCGGCCCGAGCTCCTGAACGCCGCCAAGTGGCGGGCCTCGCGATACGGGCTCGACGGCGAGCTGATCGACGTCCACGCGAGGAAGTCCGTCCCGGCCCGCGCCATGATCGACACCTTGCTGACTTACCTCCGCCCCGCGCTGGAGGACTCCGGCGACTGGGACGAGGTCTCGACGCTCGTCCGGGAGACGCTCGAGCGGGGCAACAGCGCCAAGCGCCAGCGCTGGGCCTTCGCCCAGGGGGGCCGGTTCGAGGACGTCCTCGACCTGATCCTGGCGGAGACCGTCCGGGGACTCTGA
- the gloA2 gene encoding SMU1112c/YaeR family gloxylase I-like metalloprotein, with amino-acid sequence MKILRTHHVAVIASDYERSKAFYTKALGLEIIREVHRAERRSYKLDLQLPDGTQIELFSFPDPPKRPSYPEACGLRHLAFEVEDIDEAVRDLQAKGVAVEPIRVDEHTGKRFTFFPDPDGLPLEIYER; translated from the coding sequence GTGAAGATCCTCCGGACCCACCACGTCGCCGTGATCGCCTCCGACTACGAGCGCTCGAAGGCCTTCTACACGAAGGCGCTCGGGCTCGAGATCATCCGCGAGGTGCATCGCGCCGAGAGGCGGTCGTACAAGCTCGACCTGCAGCTACCCGACGGGACGCAGATCGAGCTCTTCTCCTTCCCCGACCCGCCGAAGCGGCCGAGCTACCCGGAGGCCTGCGGCCTGCGCCACCTGGCTTTCGAGGTCGAGGACATCGACGAGGCCGTCCGCGACCTCCAGGCGAAGGGCGTCGCCGTCGAGCCGATCCGCGTCGATGAGCACACCGGCAAGCGATTCACGTTCTTCCCCGACCCGGACGGGCTGCCGCTGGAGATCTACGAGAGGTGA
- a CDS encoding PDZ domain-containing protein, which produces MSVRRVLMACGLVTIGCSFAGERVHAQTLADTPAGPSLAPSVRPGLVPPGTTHWLGLVDSRTVELRPAGPWSMPAVEVLGVWPGSPAAVAGIEAGDVILAADGRRTRTPDDLRRALAASDSLLELTIIDVRTGFSTPVSVRLVPAVPAPPVPWPQPGPWPQPAPTTVLGVLRKSPAGAKPAAGSRPPQSYQVLDVSGWTWTLDFQRRPDLKPIAERLIGRPVLATGHDRPRPGPGVPEARILVLTDLRPARGAGAMAEGRDGPRAGDR; this is translated from the coding sequence ATGAGCGTCCGTCGCGTGCTGATGGCGTGCGGGCTGGTGACGATCGGCTGCAGCTTCGCGGGCGAGCGGGTGCACGCCCAGACGCTCGCGGACACCCCAGCCGGGCCCAGCCTGGCGCCGTCGGTACGGCCCGGGCTGGTGCCGCCGGGGACGACGCACTGGCTGGGGCTGGTGGACTCGCGGACGGTCGAGCTCCGCCCGGCGGGGCCCTGGTCGATGCCGGCGGTGGAGGTCCTCGGCGTCTGGCCGGGGAGCCCGGCGGCCGTCGCGGGGATCGAGGCCGGGGACGTCATCCTCGCCGCCGACGGCCGGAGGACCCGCACGCCGGACGACCTCCGGCGGGCCCTCGCCGCGTCGGATTCGCTGCTGGAGCTCACCATCATCGACGTCCGGACGGGCTTCTCCACTCCGGTGAGCGTCCGCCTCGTCCCCGCCGTGCCGGCCCCGCCGGTCCCCTGGCCGCAGCCCGGGCCGTGGCCGCAGCCGGCGCCGACCACGGTCCTCGGCGTGCTCCGCAAGTCGCCGGCGGGCGCGAAGCCGGCCGCCGGTTCCAGGCCGCCGCAGAGCTATCAGGTCCTGGACGTCTCCGGCTGGACCTGGACGCTCGACTTCCAGCGCCGGCCCGACCTGAAGCCCATCGCCGAGCGGCTCATCGGCCGGCCGGTCCTCGCCACCGGCCATGACCGGCCGCGCCCAGGCCCCGGCGTCCCCGAGGCCCGGATCCTAGTCCTCACCGACCTCCGCCCCGCACGCGGAGCCGGGGCGATGGCGGAGGGGCGGGATGGGCCGCGAGCCGGAGACAGGTAG
- a CDS encoding peroxiredoxin family protein has protein sequence MPHLIDFYEDHAADRDKFEILAFHDATAKTFAELDPKMEPHIKGPWGGRPLPFPILMDSTGETVEKYGIRAFPTMLLIDPDGKLVGEATEEYLEKKLPPIPASVRVPRSLDRNVTVYFQDPTLAQAMDIVAKAAKVPVKADPEALKAAGATLETKIPLQVAGMISTRSALELALDPLGLSFKPTDEGLLVIQKPRVAAGTALSKPQEACAKRIAERLKQKASFKLEGVTLQALAERFEQETMENFVLDPAGRMSGAIDPKTTVRGEARDEPLGAALDRILGPLGLRLEARDEVVIIAPLRK, from the coding sequence TTGCCGCACCTGATCGATTTCTACGAGGACCACGCGGCCGATCGCGACAAGTTCGAGATCCTGGCCTTCCACGATGCCACCGCCAAGACCTTCGCCGAGCTCGACCCCAAGATGGAGCCCCACATCAAAGGGCCCTGGGGCGGGCGCCCGCTGCCGTTCCCCATCCTCATGGACAGCACGGGCGAGACCGTCGAGAAGTACGGCATCCGCGCCTTCCCGACGATGCTCCTCATCGACCCCGACGGCAAGCTCGTCGGCGAGGCCACCGAGGAGTACCTGGAGAAGAAGCTCCCGCCGATCCCGGCCTCCGTCCGGGTCCCGCGGTCGCTCGACCGCAACGTCACGGTCTACTTCCAGGACCCGACTTTGGCCCAGGCGATGGACATCGTCGCGAAGGCCGCCAAGGTCCCGGTCAAGGCCGACCCCGAGGCGCTCAAGGCCGCCGGCGCGACGCTTGAGACGAAGATCCCGCTCCAGGTCGCCGGCATGATCTCCACCCGCAGCGCCCTGGAGCTGGCCCTCGACCCCCTGGGCCTGTCCTTCAAGCCGACGGATGAAGGGCTGCTCGTCATCCAGAAGCCGAGGGTCGCCGCCGGGACGGCCCTCTCCAAGCCCCAGGAAGCCTGCGCGAAGCGGATCGCCGAGCGGCTGAAGCAGAAGGCGTCCTTCAAGCTCGAAGGCGTCACCCTGCAGGCTCTCGCCGAGCGCTTCGAGCAGGAGACGATGGAGAACTTCGTCCTCGATCCGGCCGGCCGGATGTCGGGCGCGATTGATCCCAAGACGACCGTCCGCGGCGAGGCCAGGGATGAGCCCCTCGGCGCGGCCCTCGACCGCATCCTCGGGCCGCTGGGCCTCCGCCTGGAGGCCCGCGACGAGGTGGTGATCATCGCCCCCTTGCGCAAGTAG
- a CDS encoding TlpA family protein disulfide reductase, with the protein MMDVHASVRTSARLAALGLLAALLPAAARAQAPPPVKVAGRVVDAAGKPARGADVASFWVMPRGDSRAQAMPIDGVKTAADGSFSIEVRTYGRDAALVVMDGDRKAGALAAVKGKGPDGPLAITLGPLTRVHGSFTCKELGRPPQWSIVYVSTASGARVLQDDSEKAEFDFPLPRGDYKLWAYGTDVADLRKDVKVEPGAKDLDLKSLDFEATIIARHKGKEPPALHVTDARGAKKDVKLSDYKGKWVLMEFWGFW; encoded by the coding sequence ATGATGGATGTGCATGCGAGTGTGCGGACGTCCGCCCGCCTGGCGGCGCTGGGGCTGCTGGCGGCGCTGCTGCCCGCGGCGGCCCGGGCGCAGGCCCCGCCGCCGGTGAAGGTGGCGGGCAGGGTGGTGGACGCGGCGGGCAAGCCCGCCCGGGGGGCGGACGTGGCCTCGTTCTGGGTCATGCCGCGGGGCGACTCCAGGGCCCAGGCCATGCCGATCGACGGCGTGAAGACCGCGGCCGACGGCTCGTTCTCGATCGAGGTCCGCACCTACGGCCGGGACGCGGCCCTCGTCGTCATGGACGGCGACCGGAAGGCCGGCGCGCTCGCCGCCGTGAAGGGCAAGGGCCCGGACGGCCCGCTGGCGATCACGCTCGGGCCGCTGACGCGCGTCCACGGCTCGTTCACCTGCAAGGAGTTGGGCAGGCCGCCGCAGTGGTCGATCGTCTACGTCTCGACCGCATCCGGGGCCCGCGTCCTCCAGGACGACTCCGAGAAGGCGGAGTTCGACTTCCCCCTGCCGCGGGGCGATTACAAGCTCTGGGCCTACGGCACCGACGTGGCCGACCTCCGCAAGGACGTCAAGGTCGAGCCCGGCGCGAAGGACCTGGACCTGAAGTCGCTGGACTTCGAGGCCACGATCATCGCCCGCCACAAGGGCAAGGAGCCGCCGGCCCTGCACGTCACGGACGCCCGGGGCGCGAAGAAGGACGTGAAGCTGTCCGACTACAAGGGCAAGTGGGTGTTGATGGAGTTCTGGGGCTTCTGGTGA